The region ATTTCCCGCTCCCCAGCCTGACGGATCGCCAGAAGCTGTCTCTGGTAGTTCCACTCGTAGAGCGCATGCTGGGCGTCTATGCCCTCGTAGCACTGGAGCCGGATGAGGTCGCGGTCGAGCATGGCGGCGATGGCCTTCGCCGCTTCCGTCTTGCCGACCCCGGGCGCTCCTTCGAGCAGGAGCGGTTTCCCGAGTTCGATCGCAAGAAAAACCGCCGTGGAGAGGCCTTCGTCCGCCATGTAGCGGCAAGAGGCGAAACCGGCCGCGACGGCCGATGGAGAATTGACGACGGATTTCGCTTCCTGCTCCGTCATGTTGCTTCCTCAGCTCGCGTCGCCAGCAGCGCGTTCCTTAAGCGCACGCAAAATACGCTCCGGCGTGATCGGTAGCGTGTCGATGCGCACGCCGACTGCATCATATATTGCATTCGCAACGGCTGGTATCTGCGGGTTGGCGCACATCTCGCCCGGCCCTTTCGCCCCGAAGGGTCCGTCAGCCGCAGGCCGCTCCAGGACGATGATCTCGGTCTCCGCCAGATCGCCCGGTCCCGGCATCAGATATTCGTTGAAGTCCCTCCCGCCATGGCTGCGATCGGGATAGTAGGGCTCGGTCGTCTCGTAGAGGGCGTGACTGATGCCCATCCAGGAGCCGCCGACGAGCTGCTGCTCGACCATCTTCGGGTTCAGCGCGCGGCCGATCTCGAAGACGTTCTTGATCGTCAGCACATCCACTTCGCCGGTCTCGTCGTCCACCTCAACCTCGGCCACAGTACAGGCGTGGGCATAGCAGGTGGACGGCTTCATCGCCCCCGTCTCGGCATCCGGATAGGACCGGGGTATCAGGAACATGCCGCGACCGGAAATCGACCGCCCGCGCTTGAAATGGGCCGAGAGCGCCGTGTCGAAGATCGATATCGAGCGCTGCGGGGCACCCTTCACATGGATATTGCCTAGACCGTCGGTGTCGAGATCGGACGCATTGACCTCGAGCTCCTCAGCCGCCACCTCGAGCATCACCTGCCGCGCTTCCTTTGCCGCCTGGATAACGGCATTGCCCGCACGGTGCGTTCCGCGCGAGGCGAATGTGCCCATGCAGTGAGGGCCGGTGTCGGTGTCGGCGGTATCGACGATCACGCGATCGGTTGGAACGCCGATTGTCTCGGCGCAAATTTGCGCCATGATCTGCTTCATCCCCTGCCCGAGGTCGACGCTTGACAGCGACACCATGAAGTTGCCGGTCGGCGTGGAGTGCACCAGCGCCTGTGTCGGATCGCCACCGAGGTTCATGCCGGTCGGATAGTTGATCGCCGCAACGCCGCGGCCCCGCTTGACTGCCATGCTTCAACGCTCCCGTATCGCGGAGGACATGTTCATGTATTTGTCAGCCACCGGCCAGTTGGCGGCGCGGGAGGCCTCCTGCATGCACTCGATCAGTGCAGCGCCCTCCGTCGGCTGGCGGTGGGCTTTCATGTCGCCGTCACGATAGGCGTTGATGAAGCGGAACTCGAGAGCGTCCATTCCTATCAGCCTGGCGAGCTTGTCCATCTGGACCTCGAGAGCGAAGTCGCCGATCGTCACCCCGAAGCCGCGCATGGCGCTGGACGGCGTGCGGTTGGTGTAGACGCAATAGCTGTCGACCCAAACATTGGGAACGGTGTAGGGCCCCGGAAATGCGCCGCCGATTTCTGCGCCCCGTAGGGAGAGTGGCGCGAATAGGCGCCGGCATCGATGTAAGCCTTGACATAGCGGGCGACGATGCGCCCGTCGTTCATGACGCCATCCTTGATCACCAGCTTTTCGGCCGCGCGCGGAGACGAGACCTGCATCTCCTCCTCACGGCTGTAGACGAAGGAAACGGGGCGCCCGGTGAGCTTCGCACCGAGGATGGCGATCGGCTCCACGATCACGTCCACCTTGCCCCCAAAACCACCGCCGACCGTACCGCCGACCATGTGAAGCTTGGCGCCGTCCATCTGCAGGATGATCGAGGTATTGTCGAGCGTGAAGAACATCGCCTGGGTATTCGTGTAGCAGGTGAAACGACCGCTTCCCTCGGGCACGACGATGCAGCCCGTCGTTTCCGTCGGGGCGTGCTCGATCGGCCCGGACGAATAGGTCTGCTCGAGGACATGATCCGCCCCGGCAAAGCCCGCCTCCACATCGCCAAAGCGAACCTTGCGGCATTCACCGCTGTCGTAGAGATAGTAGTTCCGCCCGTGATACTCGTTGACGATGGGAGCGCCTGGGGCCAGCGCCTCGTCGATTGAGAGAACCGCTGGTAGGACTTCGTAGTCGACCTTGACCTTGGCGGCCGCCTCGTGCGCGGCACGTTCGGTGTCGGCGAGAATGGCGACAATGGCCTCTCCCTTGAAGCGCACCTTGTCTGTCGCAAGTACCGTCTCGTCTTCCGGCCCGACCTGGATCAGGGTGAGGATCGTGTAGACATTGTGCGGTACGTCACCGGCGGTCAATATCCGGACGACACCTGGATGCTTCGCCGCATCGGCAAGGTCGATCGAGCGGATGCGGGCATTGTGGTGAGGACTGCGGACCATCTTCAGGTGAAGCAGTCCTGGCAGGTTGCGGTCGGCGAAGAAGGTTGTCTTGCCCGTGACGTGCCCGAGCGCGTCGGAGCGAAGCCGCGGCTGCCCGATTTCCTTGAGGTCGTCCTTCCGCTCTCCCGCGAAGTATTCCTTGCGAAGTTCCATGTTTCGTCCTCACGCGGCATTGAGAGTATTGGCGTGCGCCGCGCTAAGTATCGCCTGGATGATCGGCTCATAGCCGGTGCAGCGACAGATGTTCCCCGCGATCGCCTCGATTACGTCCTCGCGGCTCGGCGCCGGATTGCTGTCGAGCAGCGCCTTGGCCGCCATCAGCATTCCCGGCGTGCAGAAGCCGCATTGCGTCGCGAACCCCTCATTGAAGGCCCGCTGCAGCGGATGGAGCACCCCCGCATCTTCCAGCCCCGCGGTCGTCTGGACCGACCTGCCGTCGCAGGTTTCCGCGAGCGTGAGACAAGAGAGGTGAAGCGCGCCATCGATGATCACGGAACAGCTTCCGCAGGTTCCCTGCTGGCAGCCCCCCTTGACGGACATGTCTCCGATCTTCTCACGCAGCACCTTGAGCAGCGTTGCGCCGCTTTCTGCGAATTCGGCCTTCTCCTCGCCGTTGAGCGTGAATTGCACCGGAACCTTGGTCATCGTTTCCTCCCGAAACCATGCGCCCGAATATCTCGTCCTTTTCCTGTTAGCCCAGAAGCAGGCGCGCGAGGTGCACGGGCAGTACCTCCCCGCGATACCAGGCGCTTGCAACTGCATCGGTTATCGGCGTCGTTCCCTCGTGAGCGACGGCGAGTGCCTCAGCTATTCCATCCCTGCTGCGCTCCTTGCCGACAAGCGCGCCCTCCACGACTTTCGCCCGGATGGGGCGGTCCGCCAGACAGCCGTAGGCGACGCGGGCCGACGTGATGACGCCGCTATCCTCCTCGATAACCGCGGCAATCGTGACGACTGCCGTGCCCTTGGGCTTCACGCGTGACACCTTCGCGAAGCGAAAGCTGCCCTCCGCCGGCAGGGCGAAGCTCACCGAACGGATGACACCGGAGGAAAACACACCATCACGCCCGGCCAGAAAGTCAGTGACCGGAACCTCGCGGCCGTCGAAATCCACCAGCGCGCCGAGCGCGATGAGCGCCACTGCGAAGTCCCCGTAGGGCGGTGGTGCATGAAGGTTGCCGCCGACCGTCGCCATGTTCCGGATTGCCGGGCCACCCACAGCGCGTGCCGCCGGCCCAAGGGGACTGAGTTCCGTGCTGGCGAGAATTTGTGCCATCGTCACAGATGCGCCGACACGCACGCGCCCGTCCGCGATCGAAATCTCTGACAACGCCTTGTCGACCACGCGCACATAGCTCGAAAACGAGATGTCACCCTCGTTCGCCCGCCGCACCAGCAGCGTCCCGCCGCCGAGGTAACGCGACGCATGGTCCGCCTTGAGCGTCGCGCTCGCCTCATCAGCCGTCTGGAAGGTTCTCAGAAGCAGTCCCATACCGCCCCTCCTTCATGCCTTGCCTGAGAAGAAGGTCTTCAACGCATTGAACCCCCTTGGAACACGTTCTCGCCCATGCCCTTGGCTACCTTTTCCGCTTCCTCAGGAGGCGCATCGAACGACGCGGTCCATTCCGCGAATGTATGATCGCCGTCAGTGATACGCCGGAGCGAGAGGGTGGCCTGATGGTTGCTGATCGGCTGCGGGGTTTCGAGGATGCTGTAGGTAACGAAGCGGTCGCTGTCCGAAAACGCAATGAGCTCCTCGCGGATCGTCGCGCCGGAGACGAGTTCGAACTTTCGCACGCAGCCGATCTGGTCCGCTGGCAGGCCATCCTCGATCTCGCTCTTGACCATGCGCGGATGCCAGGACGGCAGGCCGTTGTAGTCGCGAATGCGCTCCCACACCTTTTCGATCGGAGCTGCAATGACGGAGGAAATGGTGACTTTGGTCATGAAAAGGCTCCCTGTGCCAAGGTCCGGTCCTGTGGCGCCCGCACAGTCTGCAGGCCCTCAACACGGCCGAGTATAGGGAGGCCTTGCACATGGGCTTATCGATCAGTCTCGACAACCTATCGATAAGTCTGAAATTCGCGCCACTTCAGGGACAGAGGCCGTCACGCTCCCGCCCGGCCTGCTGGGAATGCGGCCCCTCGCTTGCAGCCGAGCGATAGACGGTCGGCGGCACGCCTGTATGCTCGCGGAAGAAGCGGGAAAAGTTGCCCTGCGTCGTGAAGCCGAGATTGCAGGCTACGGAGATCAGCGACTCGTTCGAAGTCTGCAGACAGCGTACAGCCTCGGCGATCCTGAGCGTGTTCCAATAGACGTTCGGCGTGACATTCATGTGCTCCTTGAAGAGCGCAAAGAAATGCGGGCGCGACAGGCCGACACTGCGCGCCACCTGATCGAAGCAGATACGCTCCCCGACATTGGCTTCCATAAGCGCAATGGCCTTGCGGACGCGAAAATCGCGTGCGGATCGGACGGGATGGGCGGCAGAAACCGGAGGTCTCGCAGCATCGGCGGCATCCAACAGATGGTCGATCAGCCGCTCCAGCTCGTAGGCAACCAACTCGTAATCGTCCTCGCCGCAGGAGAGCTTTTGCGGCAGAAGGGCGGCGGTTTCGCTGAGCCAGGGCTCCAGCGGGATGAGCGGCGTCGCGAAGACTTGCTTTCCGGAGGCGAGGTTTCGCCTTTCCTTGAGCCACTCCAGATCAATGTAGAAAGCCAGAAACGTGCCTGGCGTCTTGCTCTCGTCGAAAACGTGATTGTGCGGCTGGAACGAGTTTATGCCTATGGCCATACCCGGCGAGACCGAGACACGTTCGCTGCCGACCGTCATCTCGCCACCGTCGCCCGCGAGCCAGAGGACGATGTGCAGCTCCGGATGGGCATGTGTCACGAGATTGCTGCAGACATTCAAAAGCGAAACATGCCCGAACCGGCCCCGAAAGAGCCTGATGGATTCCGTCATATGTTCCTCCCGCAGATGAGACCTCCCTTTTCGACATGCTTGCGCACGCCGTCATCCGCGCGGGGGAGTCTGTGGGGTTGCCGGCCGTTCGTCAAGCCGTGCCGTATGATCGCTTCGGGACAGGGAAGCAGAGGAAACGAATTTCAGACTGATTGATTGGCTGACCGATCGGCGCAATCCGCTCCGCCTAGACTGGTAACCAGCGTCACGTCCAGGCGTAACGGACGACGTGGAAGAAGACTGGCGCGGCAAAGACGAGGCTGTCGGCCCGATCCAGCATCCCGCCGTGCCCCTCGATCATATGGCCCCAGTCCTTGACGCCACGGTCACGCTTGATCGCGGATGCAACCAGCCCTCCGAGAAAGCCCATGACGCATGAGAGCATTGCGAGCAACCCCGCCTCAAGCGGGGAGAACGGCGTCAGCCAGTACAGGCCGGCGCCCAGCAGAGAGGCACTGGCGGTGCCGCCGATCATGCCTTCCCAGGTTTTCGATGGCGAGACCGAGGGCGAGATCCGGTGCTTCCCGAAGAGCTTGCCGAAGATGTACTGAAGGACGTCACTTCCCTGCACTGTCGCGATCAGGAAGGCGATGAGCAGCAGGCTGCTTCCCGTGTATGCCTGCACGTGCAGCGTCATCAGCGCGGGCACGTGGCTGAGGCAGTAAACAGACAGCATGATGCCCCATTGCTGTTCCGAGATGCGTTCAAGGAAACGCGACGTATCGCCGGAAAGCGCCGTCAGGGCGGGCATGGCAAGGAAGCAGTAAACGGGGATGAAGATCGAGTAGAGGCCGTACCAATCGATCCAGATCAGGTAGTACTGCACCGGGATGACGACCAGAAACATGCCGAGCAGGACCCAGTGATCGCTGCGCCTCGTAAGGGTGAGCGTCACGTATTCGCGAAGCGACGCGAACGAGACGAGGGCAAACAGCACGATCACGCCGCCCCTGCCGAAGAGAAAGGCGAGGCAGAGCGCGCCGACCATCAGCCACCAGGCCTTTATCCGGGCGTTGAGGTTCAGAAGGGTCGGCGAAAGTGGCTTGGGGCTGCGCCACGAGAGCACGCCGGCGACCAGGCTTGCGCTCGAAAGCACGCCCATCAGTGCAAGGAAGAGCCTGGTCGTCTCCGCGTTCATTTTCCCTCTTTCCGGTTGTCGGGGTTGATCGCCAGCAGGCATTGCTGCGCGCGCTGGAGGAAATCCTGCCGCTCCTCTCCTTCCTCAAGCATGATCGGGGATCCGAAGATCACCCGGCAGAGCAGAGGCACCGGCAGGAAGGCGCCCTTCGGCAGTACGCGGGACATGTTCTCGATCCAGCAGGGGACCAACTCCACGTCGGGACGGGCAATGGCGAGATTGTAGAGGCCGGAACGGAAGCGTTGCAGCGGCTCTTCGCCCATATTGCGCGTGCCTTCGGGAAAGAAGATCAGGGACTGCCCCTCGTCGATCGCCCGCAGCATGACCGCGATCGGATCCTCCGTGCGCTCCACCCAATTGCGCTCGACGAGCACGGTGCGCAGCAGGACCTCCGCGAAAAACCGACGGATCGGGCCGGCGCGCCAGTAGTCCGCCCCTGCGACGGCACGGGTGCGCGCCCGCTCCTGGGGCGGCAGGCAGGAGGCGAGAAGGATAAAATCACCATGGCTCGAATGATTGGCGAAGTAGATGCGCTGGCGGTGTGACGGCCCGCAACCTGCCCAGATGGGACGCACCCCGGTGATGGCGCGGGCCATCCCCGCGAGAACGGCACTGGTCATCGCCTGAACGGCCGGCCTGAAGTTTGATTTCAGCATCGTAGCAGACCGTCCGTTCCTTCGAGAAGCAGGGCGATCAGGAGTATCAGGCAGGCAGCGACGGAGATCCTCAGGTGCCAGAGAATGCGCCGCGATCCTGCGATACGCGGTGCGAGGCCACGCAGTTCGCCTGGCGCCGCGCGCAGTCCAGTTCTCGCGAGAACCTCATCCAATGACGCCAGACCCCTCGCCTCCTCCTCGTAGCTCGCACACAGGCGGAAGAGCGCAGCGTCGAGCAGCAGGTGAACCGCGAGGGCCAGCGCGACAAGCGCAGCACCCGACAGCAGCAGCCATGCCAATGGCGACGCCTGCGCGCATCTGCCGGCAAGCAGCGGTGCGGCAAGGATGGACAGAACTGCGACGGCTCCGCCGGCGATCGCGCGTCGTCGAAAATACGTCGCCGCCTCCCCTGCCGACAGATCGGACTGACTCATTGCCAATCTCCATCAGAACCGATCATCGCCTCGGTCAGGTGAATGCGGCGTCCACCCTCTCCCACCATTCTTATCGCTTCGGCTGCGTTCTGGGCTCTCCCCGTCGCCATCAGCCAGCTCGCCACGGCAACGGCACTGCGCTGGAAGCCGAGCGCACAGCAAACCAGGACAGGACCCCGCTCTCGCGCCGTCTCGATTGCGCTTGCGGCCGCCAATTGCTGCGACCTGTCGAGCGGCAAGAGATCGAGCGCGGGAATGGCGACCCAGACGGTGGGCGGCGGCGCGAGACCGGGAAATTCACTCGTCATGTCGACGACGGAAGCGAAACGGGCGTATTCGCGCACCGTCGGAAACCGACCCAGGTGAACGCCAGCTGCCACGGGCACCGAGGATGGCAGCTTGCGTGTCCACGCCGCGATATTGAGCCATGCCCCAAGGCGATAGGGCATGAGCAGAAGCAGGCTTGCCAGCGTCACACGACCGTCGCCACCCTTCTGGAATACAGCCGGACCACCGCCGAGGTAGCCATACGCGACGATTGCGAGCGCGAGCGCCGGCCACAGCAGCAGGAGAGCGGCGCCCGAGCGCGGCGTCAATAAAACCGTCAAGGCGAGGAACAGCGCCACTCCGCATCCGTATGCAATCGCGAGCGTCCTCGCCTTGCGGTTCGCCGTTACCTTGAACCCTGCCGCCGGTGAGGTCCCGGCAACCGGAATGAGCCAGAGCGCGAAGAGACCGAGGAGTGCGCCCGTCGGCATGTCGATGACATGATGCTGCCAGGTCGTGAGCACCGAGAGCCCGATCAGGGCACACCAGCCGTGCCAGAACCAGCGCCAGGATCGCGCGATCCTGCGTCGCAGATGGTCCCAGATGATCACGAGCAATGCGATGTGAAGCGACGGTGCCTGGTTGAATGGTTTGTCGAAGCCTCCGAGCACATCGAACATGAAGCCCGGCAACCCGCTCGTCGGCGGTCTCTCGAACGTCGCCGTCAGAGGAAAGACAATGAAGCAGCTCACGGCGACGAGCTGGACAGTCAGATAGCGCTTGGCGAGGCGATCGACCCCTTCGGTCGTATCGTTGATGAAGAGTGACAGCCCGTAGAAGGCGTTGATCGACCAGTAGGGCAGGATCGTCCACGGAAGGAACGGAATGCTGCCTTCCCATGAAAAGGCAAGGTTTGGCACGTGCTCCCGCTGCATGGCGAGCCAGTTCGCCGCTCCGTAAGTCGCATAGAAGAACGGTGCGAGGAACAGCAGCCAGAGCGCCGCCCGAACGGAAACGGCGCGACTTGGCAGGATGGGGGTCGGTGCGAACGAACTTGCCACCGCGACCTCAGGTTCGCTCGGCCAGCGAGACGGTGAAGATGCCCCACTGGTCGATCCGCTGCTCGAGCTTGCGGAAGCCTGCTGCCTCGACGAGCTGGTCCATCTCCTGCTGCGTCCGCCGGCGCATGATCCACGAGGCACCGCCCCGGTGCGACGTCAGCGCCCGCGCAATCATCTCGAGCTGCGGATGCCAGGGCTGGTTGGTGTAGATCAGCAGGCTGCCTCGATCCATGGCCTGCGACAGACCGGAGAGCGAGGCCTCTATCAACGCATTGTCGGGGAAGAGTTCGTACAGCCCGGACACGATGGAGACGGTCGGACGGGGTTCTATTGCCGCCAACCCACTCGTGTCGAATGCATCGGCCTCATAGAAGTGCGCAATGTCCGAAAGCCCGCGTTCCGCGATCAGCCGGCTCCCCGCCTCGACGTTGATCGGCGAATAGTCCTGCAGGCGAATGCTTTCCGGTCTCGTCTCGCATGCCGCAACTGCGTCGAGGTCATAGCGTCCGTGTCCGGCGGCGACATCGAGCAGCCGCACAGGCCGTCCCGCCTCGTTCAAACGGGCGAACGCCGTGGCAATCAGTTCCTCCAGATGGATCTTGCGCTGCCGGATGCCACGCCAACCAATCGCGTCCAGAAACTGGCGATCGACCAGCCTGCCGACCGGACCGAGCCCTCGCGCGTCGTTTTCGTATACATAGTCGAGTGTGGAACCGGAATCGAATCCGGTCTTGCGTCCGACTCCGAGACCCTTCGAGATCAGCGCCCCGACCCGGATCGAGGCGCGCGTCGCAAGCCAGTAGAGGCCTCGCAACGTCGTGGCCGGCAATGGCGTCGTCAGCCGATCCGCCTCATCGCGCGTGTAACCTTGTCTGTGGGCGCCGCGAAGATCGACCGCCGCAGAAGGCTCCGAGAACCGTCCCTCGATGAAACTCCGCACCTTCTCGATCGCGATCGCACGATCCCGTTCCCCAAGCGTGTCATGGTAGAAACCGGGAAGCACATGCCGCTCCTTGATGGGGCTGCCCAGTTGCTCATAGAAGCGGTGCTGGGGAGCGTGTCGGACGACGAAATCGCTGCCGGATATGAGCACTTGGGTCGGAACCGTGATTGCCCGCGCGTCACCGACAACGCGCTCGGCCGCTTCATAGAGTTGGAGAAGGATGTTGGAAGCAATCGGTCGGGTTATCAGCGGATCCGTATTGAAGGAGGCGATCCGCTCCGGATCGTGGGTGAGAAACCGGGCTTTGACGTAGGAGTTGACGAAGAAGGTGCCCTTGAGGCGTTGCAGCAATGCGATGCCCTGACGGGCGAACGGCACATAGAGCTTTACGTCGAACGCCGGCGATGCGAGCACGAGCCCGCGTATCTTCGGAGAATAGTCATGGACCCAGGTAGACGCCAGAACAGCGCCGACGCTCTGGGCCACGACAACTATGTCCTCGACTTGAACTCCATCCTCTTCGGCAATATGGCGGATGAAGCAGTCAAGATCCCTCACGGAGGCGCCGAACGATGGCGAGTACCCTCGCACGCCCGGGGAGCGCCCATGACCGCGGGCGTCCCACGCGTAGAATGCGAAGTCGGGCAGGTCGAGTTCGGGAACGATGTGGGCCACGCGGCCACCATGTTCATGTCCGCGGTGGAGAAGCACGATAGCTCCCCTGGGACGGGGGATCTCGGCCGGCCATGTGCGATAGAACAGCCGTGTTCCGTCATGCGTCGCGAACTCGGCCTCCCGGCACTCTCGCGCGCGTTCCAATGTGTTCAGCACGTAGCTCCCCTCGCCCCACAATGGGCAAATCCCGTTGCGGATCTGCCCGCGATTTGCGGCTCCGGCCCCTATCCGGATTGCCGCCGATGCCGCTTCATGTTTCAAGAACGAATCAGCCCTTCGATTCGAGGGAAAAAAATGTCGGTCTACAAGTTGAAATCCGCATTTCAGAATGTGCTCCGGCCACTGGTGGCGAAACTCGCGGCCATTGGAGTGACGGCCAATCAGGTGACCGTGCTTGCGGCTGCTGTATCGGTGGTGCTTGGAGCCGCCCTGACATGGAGCGCGGATCCGCGCTGGTTTGCGCTCATTCCGCTCTGGATGCTCCTCAGGATGGCCTTGAATGCGATGGACGGCATGCTTGCCCGCGAGCATGGGCAACAGAGCCGGCTCGGCGCCTTCCTGAACGAACTTGGCGACGTCGTTTCCGATGCGGCTCTCTACATGCCCTTTGCGGTCATCTCCCCGTTCACGCCGGAATGGATCTCGGCAATCATCTTCCTTTCCGTCGTGACCGAGTTTGCGGGCGTTCTTGGCTCTGCCCAGGGCGGGCCGCGCCGCTACGATGGTCCACTGGGCAAGAGCGATCGCGCAGTACTGTTCGGCGCACTAGGTCTCCTCGTCGCCGCCGAATTGCTCGCGCCCTGGGCTTACTATCTCCAGCCTGTCGTGTGCCTGGCGCTGATCATGACGACGATCAACCGGGTACGCGCCGGTATCGGTCTTTCCGGCTGATCGACGGCCAGGGTCCTCGCCGGAGGTATGCGCGAGGCTTGCGGGCCTGCAGCGTCGAGCCGGAATTAGCTTTCAATCGTTCCGGGTGCGCTTTACATTTGATGTACAGGTGACTCGCCTGATTGGGCCAGACCAGTTCGGCGTTCATTGCTTTTCCAACGGCGGTCATCTCGCCACCGAGTACCAAGTTCCCCTGCCCACTCGCAAATGAGGATAAAACATGAGCGATACGCGAACGGAATGGATCAGCAAGCGTGCGTACTCCATCTGGGAGTTGGAAGGTAGGCCACACGGCCGAGATGATGAACACTGGAAACAAGCTGTTCGGGAGCGAGACGAACTGGAACGGGTAGCGCTGCCAGGCTTTGGCGGCAAAGCGAAAGCGACAAAAACACAGTCGGAAAAAAGCCCGACGACAAAGATTTCCGCATCGAAGAAGAAAACAGGCATCGTCGAACTGGAAAAGACGCCGAGCAAGGCGCGGCGCGGTAAAGTTACTCCCGGGGCAACGAAACAGTAGATCTCTTCCTGCCGGCCAAGGACATTGCCTCGGCCGGCCGGTCCGACAGGATTACCGCACTAAGCCGTCAGAATTGGTCTATTGGCCCTGACCGCCGGTACCCGTATCGAGCGTCGAACCACCCTCCATCGGCGAGGTCTGCGGCGTAGAGTGGGTCGCTCCGCCAGCCGGAGCGCCGTTGTCGATGGAGCCTGTCTGTTCCGGGCTCGTCTGCTCCGACTGGGTGGTCTGGTCGGTATCGGTGCTTTCGCCCCAGATTTCCGCGCCGGCCCAGGCAACCAGCACCAGCGCCATGGCAGCTGCCAGGACGATGAAAACAGGCCGGCCGAGCAGCCCTTGTCTGGTCTCCACCGCCGAATAGGTCTTCCGATCAGCGTCATGACTTGCGGCGACATCGTCGCCACGTTCATCCAATTCCGGTGCCATCTCTTGTATCTCCCTACCATTCCATGGCGAAGGCCATGGCATTGAGAGAAAACGGCAGCCTGCCTCGAAAGTTCCCGAGACAGGCGAACCTGCAAATTGAAGATCAATCCGCAGTGGCAGGGCGCGGGGCATATGCTGCGCCGTCGACCGAAGCCGGACGCCCGTCGAGGAACAGCTCACTCACGCGCCGCGGGGCGCGCGCGATTACCTTGCCGCGGCGAACCACCGCGAGGCGGTTCGCCTTCAGCCGCAGGGCCTCGATCGGATCCCTTGCCTGCAGCACGACGAGGTCACCGTTGCATCCCTTGGAGAGCCCGTAGCCTTCAAGGCCCATCGTCTTGCCGGAGTTCGTCGTCAGGGCCTCGAAGATCTTCAGCCTGTCTTCGATGCCTGCCATCTGGGCCACGTGGATTGCCATGTGACCGACTTCGAGCATGTCGCCCGAGCCCATCGAGTACCATGGGTCCATCACGCAGTCGTGGCCGAAGGAAACGTTCAGACCCGCATCCATCAGTTCGCGAACGCGCGTCATGCCGCGGCGCTTCGGGTAGGTATCGTGGCGGCCCTGCAGCATGATGTTGATAAGGGGGTTGGGGATGACGTTGATCTCGGCTTCCGCCATCAGCGGGATCAGCTTCGAAACGTAGTAATTGTCCATGGAATGCATCGAGGTCAGGTGGGAACCCGCCACCCGGCCCTGCAATCCGAAGCGGACCGTCTGCGCGGCAAGCGTCTCGATATGGCGGGACATCGGATCGTCGGTTT is a window of Sinorhizobium sp. BG8 DNA encoding:
- a CDS encoding AraC family transcriptional regulator; translation: MTESIRLFRGRFGHVSLLNVCSNLVTHAHPELHIVLWLAGDGGEMTVGSERVSVSPGMAIGINSFQPHNHVFDESKTPGTFLAFYIDLEWLKERRNLASGKQVFATPLIPLEPWLSETAALLPQKLSCGEDDYELVAYELERLIDHLLDAADAARPPVSAAHPVRSARDFRVRKAIALMEANVGERICFDQVARSVGLSRPHFFALFKEHMNVTPNVYWNTLRIAEAVRCLQTSNESLISVACNLGFTTQGNFSRFFREHTGVPPTVYRSAASEGPHSQQAGRERDGLCP
- a CDS encoding FAD binding domain-containing protein; this encodes MGLLLRTFQTADEASATLKADHASRYLGGGTLLVRRANEGDISFSSYVRVVDKALSEISIADGRVRVGASVTMAQILASTELSPLGPAARAVGGPAIRNMATVGGNLHAPPPYGDFAVALIALGALVDFDGREVPVTDFLAGRDGVFSSGVIRSVSFALPAEGSFRFAKVSRVKPKGTAVVTIAAVIEEDSGVITSARVAYGCLADRPIRAKVVEGALVGKERSRDGIAEALAVAHEGTTPITDAVASAWYRGEVLPVHLARLLLG
- a CDS encoding phosphatase PAP2/dual specificity phosphatase family protein — its product is MASSFAPTPILPSRAVSVRAALWLLFLAPFFYATYGAANWLAMQREHVPNLAFSWEGSIPFLPWTILPYWSINAFYGLSLFINDTTEGVDRLAKRYLTVQLVAVSCFIVFPLTATFERPPTSGLPGFMFDVLGGFDKPFNQAPSLHIALLVIIWDHLRRRIARSWRWFWHGWCALIGLSVLTTWQHHVIDMPTGALLGLFALWLIPVAGTSPAAGFKVTANRKARTLAIAYGCGVALFLALTVLLTPRSGAALLLLWPALALAIVAYGYLGGGPAVFQKGGDGRVTLASLLLLMPYRLGAWLNIAAWTRKLPSSVPVAAGVHLGRFPTVREYARFASVVDMTSEFPGLAPPPTVWVAIPALDLLPLDRSQQLAAASAIETARERGPVLVCCALGFQRSAVAVASWLMATGRAQNAAEAIRMVGEGGRRIHLTEAMIGSDGDWQ
- a CDS encoding phosphatidate cytidylyltransferase, which translates into the protein MNAETTRLFLALMGVLSSASLVAGVLSWRSPKPLSPTLLNLNARIKAWWLMVGALCLAFLFGRGGVIVLFALVSFASLREYVTLTLTRRSDHWVLLGMFLVVIPVQYYLIWIDWYGLYSIFIPVYCFLAMPALTALSGDTSRFLERISEQQWGIMLSVYCLSHVPALMTLHVQAYTGSSLLLIAFLIATVQGSDVLQYIFGKLFGKHRISPSVSPSKTWEGMIGGTASASLLGAGLYWLTPFSPLEAGLLAMLSCVMGFLGGLVASAIKRDRGVKDWGHMIEGHGGMLDRADSLVFAAPVFFHVVRYAWT
- a CDS encoding lysophospholipid acyltransferase family protein translates to MLKSNFRPAVQAMTSAVLAGMARAITGVRPIWAGCGPSHRQRIYFANHSSHGDFILLASCLPPQERARTRAVAGADYWRAGPIRRFFAEVLLRTVLVERNWVERTEDPIAVMLRAIDEGQSLIFFPEGTRNMGEEPLQRFRSGLYNLAIARPDVELVPCWIENMSRVLPKGAFLPVPLLCRVIFGSPIMLEEGEERQDFLQRAQQCLLAINPDNRKEGK
- a CDS encoding molybdopterin cofactor-binding domain-containing protein, with translation MAVKRGRGVAAINYPTGMNLGGDPTQALVHSTPTGNFMVSLSSVDLGQGMKQIMAQICAETIGVPTDRVIVDTADTDTGPHCMGTFASRGTHRAGNAVIQAAKEARQVMLEVAAEELEVNASDLDTDGLGNIHVKGAPQRSISIFDTALSAHFKRGRSISGRGMFLIPRSYPDAETGAMKPSTCYAHACTVAEVEVDDETGEVDVLTIKNVFEIGRALNPKMVEQQLVGGSWMGISHALYETTEPYYPDRSHGGRDFNEYLMPGPGDLAETEIIVLERPAADGPFGAKGPGEMCANPQIPAVANAIYDAVGVRIDTLPITPERILRALKERAAGDAS
- a CDS encoding (2Fe-2S)-binding protein, translating into MTKVPVQFTLNGEEKAEFAESGATLLKVLREKIGDMSVKGGCQQGTCGSCSVIIDGALHLSCLTLAETCDGRSVQTTAGLEDAGVLHPLQRAFNEGFATQCGFCTPGMLMAAKALLDSNPAPSREDVIEAIAGNICRCTGYEPIIQAILSAAHANTLNAA